Below is a window of Candidatus Acetothermia bacterium DNA.
TCCTCGATGCGAAGGCGAAGACCGGCCTGTGGCGGCGGAGGTACAATCGACAGCGGCCGCACAGCGCGCTGGGGTACCGAACGTCTGAGGAGTTCCGGGACGGGGTGAGGATCCCGCTTCTGGAACGCGGCCAGCCTTCGACCTACCACCGGAGGCAGGAGAACGGTCGCAAGAGGCGCGAGGCGGCAGACGAGCCGGGTCTCTACTTACCGGTGGTACGAGGCTAGGGGGCACGCCAGCGGTAGTGGCGTTGAGCGATCTCGCCTACGCGAAGATGGCCTGCGCGCTTCTCCTACCTTGTCTGCCGATTCAGTACGGTCCGTGCGAAGAGTCGGTCAGCTGCGCCGCCCAGCGGGCTTCGTTCACGGGAACGCCGGTTTAGGGTTGGCCGTTGAGGAGCCCGAAGGAGCGCAGATGAACCTCCAAAGTGTCTGGATCGAGAAACTGAAACGCTCTCACCCCGACCCGCAGCGCCCCCGCGACGTTCTCCGGTAAGTCGTCGAAGAACAACGCCTCAGCGGGGTCGCATCGCTCCTCATCGAGGATCCTCCGGTAGAAACTCGGATCCGGTTTGACGAGGCCCATCTGGTGAGATGCGTACACCGCGTCAAACGACGCGAACAGCCCAGATCTCTGAAGCGCAGGC
It encodes the following:
- a CDS encoding transposase, translating into LDAKAKTGLWRRRYNRQRPHSALGYRTSEEFRDGVRIPLLERGQPSTYHRRQENGRKRREAADEPGLYLPVVRG